GTACTGCACAATCGTGATGAGATCCCCCAGCAGCATGGACAGGCCGCCATCTCCGCACAGGGCAATTACCTGACGTCCGGGGTATTCCATCTGCGCCCCGATGGCCATCGGCATGGCATTGGCCATGGAGCCATGATTGAAGGAAGCCAGCGTCCTCCTGCCCGGCGTAGCGCACAGGAACCTTGCGCTCCAGATGCAGGGGGTGCCGGTATCTACCGTAAATACGGCGTCGGATGCCGCATGCCTGTTCAAGGCGGTCGTGAGCTGTTCCGGACGGATGGGAGACTCCTTGTCATTTCCTTCCATATAGGCGTTCATATCCCTCACGTCCCTGGCGTGGCGTTTCAGGGAGGCGTCCAAATGCCCGGAATCCGTTTTTTCCTGCACCATGTTCAGCAACGCCTCCGCCGTGACGGAAACATCCCCGCAAATGCCCAGGTCCAGGCGGCAGCGGCGGCCCATCACTTCCCCGCGCCTGTCAATCTGCACGATTTCAGGTTTGGTGGGGATGAAATTGAAATAGGGAAAGTCTGTTCCCCACAACACGATCATGTCGCTTTCATGCATGGCCTTGTAGGCGTCTCCCCACCCCAGCAGCCCCGTCATGCCGATGCCCAGGGGATTGTCATGCTCAAAATAATCCTTGCCCCGCCAGGTGTAGGCAATCGGGGCTTTCAAACGGTACGCGAGCTTGACGACCTTGTCTTCCGCGCCCGCGCACCCGGCGCCGCAGAAGAAAGTGATGCGGCGGTGGTCATCAAGCATCCGCGCCAGAAGGGATACGGATTCATGCTCAGGAACAACACTCTCCCGGGTATAAGAAGGAGGATGAACCATGTGCTTCATCTCCGCGGGGGCATCCGCAATGTCTCCGGGCAGGACGACGACGCCTACGTCGCGCCTGGCCCACGCGTGCTGAATGGCGGACATCAGTATGCCCGGAGCCTGGGAAGCTTCCGAAACCAGTTCCGCATATGCGCTGCATTCCTTGAAAAGCTGTTCCGGATGCGTGGCCTGGAAATATTCCATGCCCACCTGGCTCTGCGGGATGTGGGAGGCGATGGCCAGCACCGGAGCATGGTTCCGGTGGGCGTCAAACAGGCCGTTGATCAAATGGAGGTTGCCGGGGCCGCTGCTACCGCAGCATACAGCCAGGTTCCCGCTCAGCTGGGCTTCCGCGCTCGCGGCAAATGCCGCCGCTTCCTCATGCCGCACATGAATCCATTCAATGGTCTTCCTCCTTCTCAAAGCGTCCGTAACGGGGTTCAGGCTATCCCCCACAATTCCGTAAATTCGCTTAATTCCCGCCTTTTCCAAAATTTCAACGATCTGATCGGCTACCCTGTGCATGCAGCTTAGACACCGTCCAATCTCCCACGGATTCATTCTTATGTGTCATCCTCCCGCCTTTTCCGCACCGGAGAAAATACCTGCGGTTACCCTCCCGATATAAGAAACAATAAGGCCGCCGCCTTTGTCAGGCAGCGGCCCATGAATTGACGGGTTTTCCAGTGGGAAACCGTCAGGAACGGCGGCGGCGCATCATCAGGGCGGCCAGGCCCAGGATTCCCAGAGAAGCGGAGGCCGGCTCCGGAACCTGAAGCCCGGCAAAACCGGCAATCTGTTCCGCGCCAAGTTTTTCATTCGTCCATTTAACTTCACCCCATGTAAGGTTGGGATTAATCCAGCTGCTAATGGGGTTGGCGTTGCCGTTCATGTTGCCGTTGTAGGACAACGTGTCAAGCAGAGAACCATTCACATAGACATCCACAGACTGACTCTGGTCTGCGCCCGTGACGGACAAAGTAACGTTAAGAAGACCTCCACCCAAAACAACGGAAGTTTCAGAAACGTCCCCACGGTCTTGAGTAAAAAACCCGTTAGAAGTATTCAGGTTTCCATCTCCCATGCCAAGCCTGGCATCTGAAGTCAGATACAGGGCATTTGCCCCATAGCTTTGATTTGCGTTGCGTCCATAATAACCGAACAGAGCGGTTTGGGCTCCTTGCGTTAAGGAAGAGGTGTCCAGCCAGAGGGAGATCGTGTAACTGGAAGCATAAAAATTAGCACCATAAGGAATGGAACCAGCAGGGATAGCGCTGCTTGAAAGACTTCCGAACGTCATCTCTTTTCCCAGCGCAACACCTTCAGTTGTTGTCATCGTACCGGAATTGTAAAGCGTTCCGGCCTCTGGAGCAACAGAGCCGGGGTCCGCCAATGCCGGCACGGAGCAACAAGCAGCAATAACCATTAATGCTAAAGTCTTTTTCATTTTTATGTATGATGGACTGAGTTGTTAGAGGAATATTCTCTGCCCTTCATATATCGGATTCCTAATCCGCCCTTTTTTCTCTCAACTGGGAAAGATGGAAAGAACTCTTTTTTATTCTCTAAACAAATTTTCAATATGCTTATTTTCTGCAACTTATGAAAAAATATAAATGAAGCGCAGAATAATTTTTTTTTGCAGCCGCTTTGAAATTGCTGTTTAGAAACAGAAATCCTTTTTCTCAGAAGAGAAAAATCGTGATAATATCTTCATATCTGAAATGTTAGGTTGACCTCGGATTAGGAATTCGGTTGTCTTTCTCCAGCCCTCAAAAAACAACATAATATTTTCATATTCAATAAGAATTATTCTTCTTCCCCTCCACTTCCAAGACCTTTTTCTTGAAAAAGAACCTGCCCCAAATTATGCTCCCGCTAGCTGTAATATCATTTCATCATGAAATTTTTCAAAACAACCATTGCCATGGCAACCCTGCTGGGCTGTCTGCCCACGTCTCCGGCAGAAGTTGCCTTTCCGGGGCCTGCTCCCGGAACAGCCAACGCGGAACAATCCGCTTCCGGCTATACTCTTTCCAATAATATCCTGACGGCCAAATTTATCCTTCGGAACGGCAGTCTTTCCTTCGGGGGAATGACTTCCAAACTGGGGCCCGTCGCCAAGGCCGGGGGAGACTTATTTATCATCAATCTTCAGGATGGACGGAGCATTAAATCCTCCGATCTGAAAGCGGGAAACGTCAAGTTCACCGCCCTCCAGCCCAATCCCAAAGCGTTCAGACTGGCTGACCGCTTCCCGGGAAAAGCCGTCAGCGCCACGTTTCAGGCTCTGAACGGCGCCCTTCGCATCTCCTGGCGCGCCGTGCTCAGGGATCATTCCCATTACCTGCGGCAGGAACTCCGCCTGACATGTACGAAGCCCATCCAGATGAAAAACATCATAGCGATGCAATATGACCTGGTAGAAGGGAAAGCCGGAGCGCCCTCCGTCTCCGGCAACGCCAGAGGCGCGCTCATCGTCAATGACCTGGCGTTCACTGCCCTGGAAACTCCCATGGGCATCAATACTGTGGGGGGCGCCGGAAATACGGCAGGGGGAGAAACCGCCAGCTGGAGAGCGGACAAGTGGTCCACAGCTTCATGGACAGGAAATTTCAATGTTCCCCAGGAACTGAAAAAGCAGTACGGAGAACAGGTTTCCAGTGCGGAAGGCCCGGTTTCCATTGACGGCAAAGGCGCATGCGCCGTCACCTTCCAGTATAAGGGAGGGGACAAGGGCAACAACAAGCTGAACCTCGCCGGCGTGCAGCTCCTTTCCTCCAAGGGGGCCGTCCTTGATTCCGATTTCCACAACGGCAGCACCGGAGATTCCAATGCCGGCAACACTTACACGGTGCAAGTTCCCTCCAGGGGAAATTACATTCTGCGCTACTGGGCTCAGACCAAGAGCGAACCGATTGCCAGCAAGGGGGAAATCACCTTTTCCCTGCCCGTGCGCACGCTGGAGGAAAAGCAGGAAGCCCAGGCGGGCGAATCCCGGCTGGCCCAGGGTCTCTGGAGCCGTAAAACCACCATGCAGCCCGGGGAAATATGGGACGTATCCTCCGTTCTCGGAATCTTTGCCCCCGGCCAGCAACGCCGCTCCTTCCTGGCCTATATGGAACGGGAACGCGTGATGCCCTACCGCCCCTTCATCCATTATAATTCCTGGTATGAACTGAACATCAACCGCAACAATGATTCGGACCCCGCCAAGCGCATGACGGAAGAACAATGCCTGGCCGTCCTGAAAGACTGGCAGGAACAGTTTTTCCAGAAACGCGGCATGTCCATTGACGCCTTCGTCTGGGACGACGGCTGGGATGAATTCAACAGCCTGTGGGATTTCCACAAGATGTTCCCGCAGGGCTTCAAGCGCATTGACGCCGCCGCCGGAAAACAAAAGGCCGGCATCGGCACGTGGCTGGGCCCGGTGGGGGGCTACGGAGCCTCCAAGGGCAAGCGGCTCGCCCACTGGAACGTGAAGCATCCGGACAACAAAATCGGCAACTTCCAGCTCTCCAACAAGGAATATTTTGACGCCTTTGTGGGCCGCTGCTCCCAGATGGTGAAGGACTACCATATGAAGTACTTCAAATTCGACGGCATCAGCACCCACTTCCATGCCAAGGGACCCGGCAACGAGGAGGATGCGGAAGGCATCATCCGCGTGCTGAACGCCCTGCGCAAGAAAAAGGGGGATCTTTACATCAACTGTACCGTAGGGACCTGGGCATCCCCCTTCTGGTTCCGTTACGCGGATTCCGTATGGAGGCAGGAGAATGACTTCGGCACCATCGGAACGGGCGACAACCGCGACAAATGGATTACCTACCGCGACCGCCTGGTGCATGAAGTCTTTGTGCAGGGCTCCCCGCTGATGCCCATCAATTCCATGATGACTCACGGCCTGATGGTCACTAAATTCGGCCCTCCGGCATGCATGCCCCGCGACCCGGAAAACGTCAAGAAAGAACTCCGCTGCGCCACCGCCTGCGGCACTTCCCTCCAGGAGCTTTACGTGGATCGGGACCTGATGAACGCCAACGGAGGAGTCCTGTGGGACGAACTGGCCAAGGGGATCAAATGGATCCGCCGCAATGCGGACGTTTTGGACGATGTGCACTGGGTAGGCGGCAATCCGTGGAACAGGGAAACTAACGAAGGGTCCGTATACGGCTGGGCCGCATGGAATAAAAACAAGGCCACCCTGGCCCTCCGCAATTCCTCCGACCAGGAAAAGAGCCTGACCGGCACCCTGCGCAGCATCCTGGATATTCCCGCGAACGTCAAGGGCTCCATCACCTTCAAGGATTCCTATGACGACCAGCGGACGCTGGACGGCTTCTCCGGCAGTTCCGTAAATATTGACAAGGAACTCTCCTTCACGCTGAAGCCCTTTGAAGTGCTGGTGTACGAAGGAGGCAAGGTCAAATAAAACCGGCCGGTCCGCACGCCCGGCCAAGCCGGAACGGCGCTGGAAAAACATGTTGAGGGAGGCGGGATACCCGCCTCCCTTCTTTTTTCCCGCCCGCACAGAGCCCGGGTCAGAATGTTTTTTCAAACGTCACCGCTTCCAGCGGATTGGCAGGGTTGACCGGCATCACCAGGCATTCCGCACCTTCCCCGCCCGGGTACAGCGTCAGGCTGCCACCGGAGGAATAGACGATGGAGATGCCGTAATATCCCCCTTTTTTCACCAGAGACCAGGTGCCGCGGCAGGAAGAAACGAGGTCCTCCTCCAGCACGGAAAGGTTCTCCCTCTCCTCCGGGCGGGAAATCCACCTGCCCCATGCCTCCGGACGGGGAAAGGAAGAAATCTCGCACGTCCCGTCTTCATTCAGGAGGAGCGTGGAAGAACTGACCTGGAAAAAACGCTTCAGCTCCGGAGGGCGGAAAAACCACCGCTCCCTGGGGGAGGATTCCACCTCATACTTTCCGGACAAGTCCCGCAGGTCCGGCTTCTGAATCCACAGGAAAGTTTGTTGACACGCCGCCTGGCGGCACGCCAACCCCACCACGGCCAGCAGGGAAAGGAACGCCAGAACAAACGCCCACAGAGCCAGCCGCTTCCTCCACCACGCATAAACGGCGGCCAGCCCAGCCACGCTGCCCGCGCAAACCCAGAACCCCCAGGAACAGGAAAGGAAGGCCAGGGCATCCGCCAGCACGGAAAATCCATGAGAAAGATCATTCCACATAGGCGCTCCAGAATCTCCGGAACATGGTCAAAGTCAAGACAACAATGCCGCCTTTCAAAGCACGGCCCGCGGGCCGCGCCCCGCTGAAAAACTCCCGTCATGACCCCGGAAAATATTCCTCCGCACTTTTCTCACGGACTCCAATCAGGTAAAGAAGCATCTGAACCATGAAAAGCGCAGCACATCATCAGGGGCTTTCGGAACAGCAGGTTCTGGAAAACCGGACCAGATACGGAGTCAACATCCTGACTCCCCCGGAAAAGGAGCCCCTGTGGAAGCAATTTCTGGAGAAATTTTCAGACCCCATCATTAAAATTCTGCTGGTGGCTCTGTTCCTGTCCGTAGGCGTAGCCTGCTATCAGTTCCTTACCGGAGCGGAACCGGCCAGCGTTTTTCTGGAGCCCGCGGGCATCCTGGCGGCCATCCTGCTGGCCACCTGCGTGGGCTTCGCCTTCGAGGTAAGCGCCAACAAAAAGTTTGAAATCCTGAACCAGGTCAATGACGACACCATGGTCCAGGTCATCCGCGGCGGCAATATCTGCGAATTGCCCCGCCGGGACGTGGTGGTGGGCGATATCGTCATCCTGAACACAGGGGAGGAGGTTCCGGCGGACGGCGTCCTGCTGGAAGCCGTTTCCCTCCAGGTCAACGAATCCACGCTGACGGGGGAACCCCTCATCGGCAAAACCACGAATGAGGCGGAATTCAAGAAGGACGCCACCTACCCCTCCAACCACGTTCTGAAAGGAACAACCGTGGCGGACGGCCACGGCGTCATGGAAGTGACGTCCGTGGGGGACAGGACGGAATACGGCAAGGTTTATGAAGGCTCCCAGATCGACAACAAGGTGCAGACGCCCCTCAACCGCCAGCTTTCCAGGCTGGGCGACCTCATCACCTGGGCCAGCTACGCCATCTCCGCCCTCATCATCATCGGGCGGCTTACCCTGTACTTCTCCCACCTGCCCGGCCCCGTGGAATGGCTGGGCGCGGGAACCTATATTCTGAATACCGTCATGATCGCCGTAACCGTCATCGTCGTCACGGTGCCGGAGGGGCTGCCCATGAGCGTCACCCTGAGCCTGGCGTTGAGCATGAAGAGCATGCTCGCCAACAACAACCTGGTGCGCAAGATGCACGCCTGCGAAACCATGGGGGCCGCCACCGTCATCTGCACGGACAAGACGGGCACCCTGACGCGCAACCAGATGAACGTGTACAAGGCTGATTTTTACGGGTTGGGGGACGCCGCCCCGGCGGAAAACGAGCTGGGGAACCTGATCCGGGAGGGAATCGCCGTCAACTCCACCGCCTTTCTGGATTACGCGGACCCGGAACATATCAGGGCCCTGGGCAATCCCACGGAAGGAGCGCTCCTCCTGTGGCTGCACGGGTTGGGCGTGAATTACCTGGACCTGCGGGAAAACGCCCGCGTGCAGGAACAGCTTACTTTCTCCACGGAACGCAAGTACATGGCCACCGTGGCGGAATCCCCCCTGCTGGGCAAAAAAGTCCTTTACGTGAAAGGCGCGCCGGAAATCGTGCTGGGCCTCTGCTCCACCGTCCTGACTCCGGAAGGCCAGGTTCCCGCCGCGGACATGCGCCCCGCCATTGAGAAACAGCTCCTGGCCTATCAGAACCAGGCCATGCGCACGCTGGGCTTCGCGTACCGCGTTCTGGAGGATGACGCCCCGGTATTCAAGGACGGCCGCATCATCCGCAAGGATCTGGTTTATCTGGGCATCGCCGCCATTTCCGACCCCGTCCGGGACGATGTGCCCCAAGCCGTGAAGGATTGCATGGACGCGGGCATCCGCATCAAGATCGTCACGGGGGACACCCCCGGCACCGCACGGGAAATAGGGCGCCAGATCGGCCTGTGGACGGAAGAGGACACGCCGGACCGCCTGATGACGGGAGTGGAGTTTGAGCAGACCCCGGATGCGGAACTGCTGGACCGCGTGATGGACCTGAAAATCATGTGCCGCGCCAGGCCCATGGATAAGGAACGGCTGGTCAAGCTGCTCCAGAAGAAGGACCAGGTAGTGGCCGTCACCGGGGACGGCACCAACGACGCCCCCGCGCTGAACGCCGCGCAGGTGGGGCTTTCCATGGGGGACGGCACCACCGTAGCCAAGGAAGCCAGCGCCATCACCATTCTGGACAATTCCTTCATGAGCATTTCCCGCGCCGTCATGTGGGGGCGTTCCCTGTACAGGAATATCCAGCGCTTCATCGTCTTCCAGATGACCATTAACGTGGCGGCCTGCCTCATTGTGCTCATCGGCGCGTTCCTGGGCACGGAATCCCCCCTCACCGTCACGCAGATGCTCTGGGTGAACCTCATCATGGACACCTTCGCCGCGCTGGCGCTGGCCTCCCTGCCGCCGGACGAACGCGTGATGCGGGACCCGCCGCGCAAGACGACGGACCACATCATCACCCGCCCCATGGGGCGGAACATTCTGGGCGTGGGCATCCTGTTCGTCGCTTTCCTGTTCGGCCTGCTGCAATATTTCAAGCATGCGGACATTACCAGCCTCACGCAGTTCAGCCTCAGCGGCTACTTCCGCAGCTACCTGGACTTCTCCACCCCGGAACATGAACTGACAGGTTATGAACTGTCCCTGTTTTTCACCATTTTCGTCCTGCTCCAATTCTGGAACATGTTTAACGCCAAAGCATTCAACACGCACCGGAGCGCCTTTGCACGCATGGGCGCCAGCATCGGGGGCTTCGGGGTGGTGGCTTTGCTCATCCTGGCCGGGCAATACCTCATCGTCACCTTCGGCGGCAAGATGTTCAACGTGGTGCCCCTGAGCTGGACGGACTGGGGCCTCATCTTCGCAGGCACCTCCCTTGTCCTGTGGTTCGGAGAACTGGCGCGGGCATTCACGCCGGACAAATCCGCAGGCCGCCCGTAAACCGTCCGGAAGCAGCCTCCCGCGCATGACACGGACGGTGACGCCGCCCGGAAAACCTTCTTTCAACAAAGAAGCCCGCGGGCGTGTCACTCCCTGCATGGACCTGACACGCCTGACGGGCTCTATCTCCGGCCCCGCCGTTTTCCTCTGCCTGCTTTCCCTCTTTTTTGCCGGGTGTAAAAAGACGGAACAGGCGCCGCATGAAACGCCCACGATTATTTACGAACACCCCGTTACCATGGATATTCCGGTGACGGGCAGCTGGGTGGGCCACCTGGACGGCGTGGACAACGCCTCCATCGTCCCCCAGATTACGGGCTACCTGCAAACGCAGAATTACGCCAATGGCGCTATTGTGAAGAAAGGGGAAGTTCTCTTCCGCATTGACGATTCCACATTCAGGGACCAGGTATCCAAGGCCAAAGCCACCCTGGCGCAGGCGCAGGCCCAGCTCCAGCAGTTGAATTACGACGCGGAGATTTACAGGCCCCTGGCCGCGGAGAACGCCATTTCCAAACAGAAATACGAGGATACGCGCCTCTCCGCCCTGGCCGCGGAAGCGCAGGTGCAGCAGGCTGCGGCGGCCCTGGCCCTGGCTGAAAAAAATCTTTCCTATACGGTGCTGTACGCGCCTTTTGACGGAATAGCCGGCATTTCCAGGACAAACATCGGCGACCTGGTCAGCCCGGAAAGCGGCCCCCTTGCCGTCGTCTCCTCCGTCAATCCCATCCGCGTCAATTTCGCCGTCACCCAGCAGGAATGGATTCAGCAGGCGGGCAAGAACGGGAATGAGGGCGTCCAGACGGGCAGCAAGCTGGACATCACGCTGAAAGACGGGACCAAATACCCGGAACAGGCCACGGTAGTGGCCATTGACCGGGCGTTCAATCCCCAGACAGGCACCATCCGCGTGCAAGCCAACCTTCCCAATGCGGACTACCTGCTGCGCCCCGGCATGTTCATCATCGCCACGGCCCGGCTGGCCACCGTCAAGAACGCGCTGACCGTTCCGGCGAAATCCCTTCTTTCCACGCAGGGGCGCTTTTTCGTCATTGTTCTGGATGAGGGCAGCCACCCTTCCATCATTCCCGTACAGGCCGGGACGCAGCTTGGAGACAGGCAGCAGGTTATTCCCCTGAAACCGGATTCCCTCACCCCTCAAAGCAAAGTGGTCGTGGACGGCCTTCTCCAGGCGGAAGCGGCCTCCAGAAATCCGGCCGCCCGCCTGAAAGCGGTACCCTCCAGCAACCAATAAGCTCCTCCCGCCATGGCTGATTTCTTCATCAAGCGCCCCATTCTTTCCATCTGCCTCTCCGTCATCATTGTCCTGCTGGGGGCCTTTTCCATTCTGCGCCTGCCCATCTCCGAGTACCCGGACATCATTCCCCCCTCCATCCAGGTGACGGCCACTTATCCCGGGGCGGACTGTGAAACGGTGGTCAAATCCATCGCATCCCCCATCGAACAGCAAATGTCCGGCGTGGACGGCATGTCCTACATGACTTCCGTCAACACCAACAACGGGCAGATGAGCATGATGATCCTTTTTGAAATCGGCACGGAAGCCAACATGGACCAGGTGCTTTCCTACCTGCGCTACGGGCAGGCCACCTCCCAGCTGCCGTCGGAAGTCAGCGCGCTGGGAGTCTCCCTCCGCAAAACAAGCGGGCTGCCCGCCCTGGTCGTCAGCCTCTATTCCCCCCAGGGAACTTATGACGGCCTCTGGCTGGCCAATTACGCCTATATCAATATGGTGGACGCCATCAAGCGCGTGCCCGGAGTAGGAGACGTGCAGGTGTTCGGAGCCGGCCGCTACGCCATGCGCATCTGGCTGAACCCGGAAAAGATGGCCGCACTGAATATTACGGCCCGTGACGTGATGCTGGCCGTTCAGGCCCAGAACGCCGTGAATCCCGCGGGCAAGATAGGCGCGCAGCCCGCCCCGCCGGACCAGCAGCTTTCCTTCACCGTAAAAGCGCCCGGACGCCTGACCAGCGTGAAGGAATTCGAAAATATCGTGGTGCGCGGGCAGGACAGTTCCATCGTAAGAGTGGGAGATATCGCCCGCGTGGAACTGGGTTCGGAAACTTACAGCCTCAGTTCTTCCGTAAACGGCATGCCCGCCGCTTCCATCGGCATTTACGAGGCGCCCGGCGGAAACGCCATCCAGCTGGTGGACAACATCAAAGCCCTGCTGAAAAATACGGATATGCCGCCCGGCATGGATTACCTCGTTTCCCTGGACTCTACGCTGGCCGTCCGCGCCGGGATTGAAGACATCGTCAGCACGCTGGTGATTGCCCTGGGACTGGTGGTGCTGGTCGTCTTCATTTTCCTCCAGGGCTGGCGCGGCACGCTGATTCCGGCCTTTGCCGTTCCGGTATCTATCGTGGGCGCCTTCATCGCCTTTCCATTGTTCGGCTTTTCCATCAATACCATCTGCCTGATGGGGCTGGTGCTGGCCATCGGCCTGGTCGTGGACGATGCCATTGTGGTGGTGGAAGCAGTAAAGAACCATATTTCCAACGGGGAAAAGCCCCTCCAGGCCACCATTGCGGCCATGAAGGAAGTATCTGGCCCCATCGTCAGCACGGCGCTGGTGATTTCCTGCGTCTTTATCCCCACGCTGCTGCTGCCCGGCGTCACAGGCAAATTGTTTGAACAGTTCGCCGTGACCATCGGCATGTCCATCATCATTTCCGCCTTCTGCGCCCTGTCCCTCAGCCCCACCCTGTCCGCCGGGCTGCTGAAAGGGGGAAAAGCGGACTCCATTCCCCTGCTGGGGCCCTTTTTCAAATTGTTCAACAAGGGGTTCAACAAGGCGCGCGACTGGTACGTGGAAATCTGCGCCGGGCTTATCCGGCACATGTGGCTGTCCATCCTGCTGCTGGCCGTCATGACCGCCCTTCTCTTTCCGCTGGCCAGGCTTATTCCCAGCGGATTCCTACCCAATGAAGACCAGGGTTACCTGTTCGGCGGCGTGGAACTGCCGGACAATACATCCCTGAACGTCACGGCGGACACCGCCGCGCGGATTGAGCAAATCATCAGGGAGGATCCGGGCGTGGACGTGGTCACCACCGTAAACGGCTTCAACCTCATCAGCTCCGTCCAGAGTTCCTCCAACTCCTTCTTCTTCATTTCCCTGAAACCCTGGTCCGAACGGACAGCTCCGGGCATGACGGCGGACGGCATCGCCGCGCGCCTGAAAAGCAGGCTGAACGCGGAAATTTCCTCCGGCGTAGCGTATGTGGTCCCGCCTCCGCCCCTGCCTGGCGTAGGAACGTCCGGGGATGTCACGTTCCTGCTGGAAGACCGCCAGGGCATCGGGGAAAAATTCCTGGCCGCCAATACGTCCAAATTCATCGAGGCGGCGGAAAAGAGGCCGGAAATAGCGGACATCAGCAATTTCATGTCTCCCTCCAACCTTCAGTACAACCTGAATGTAAACACGGAGCAGGCCACCCTCCAGAATATGGACGTGGATGAAATTTACGCCACCATCCAGGCCTACATGGGAAGCGCCTTCCTGAACAATTTCAATATTTACGGGCAGGAATGGCAGGTGTACATGCAGGCGGACGCGCCGTACCGGGACAGCATCGACAAGCTTTCCATGTTCTACGTGCGCAACAATGAAGGAGATCCGGTTCCCCTGGATTCCGTAATCAACGTCACGCACGGCTGGGCCCCGGAATTCCTGATCCGCCAGAATATGTTCAACAGTTCCCAGCTCAACGTCACCCCGGCTCCGGGCTATTCCTCCGGCCAGGTCATGAACGCCCTGGAAGAAGTTTTCGCCCAGACCATGCCTTCCGGCATGGGATACGACTATTCCGGAATGAGCTACCAGGAAAAACAGGCGCAGAAAGGCATCACCATCGGCATGATTTTCGCGGCATCAGCCGTGTTTGTCTTTCTGATTCTGGCCTCCCTGTATGAGAGCTGGTCCCTGCCCGTAGCCGTCTTCATGACTGCCCCCATTGCCATCCTGGGAGCATTTCTGGCCCTGTGGATTACCGGGCTGGACCTCAACATTTATTCGGAAATCGGCCTCATCGTCCTGATTGCCCTGGCGGCCAAAAACGCCATCCTCATCGTGGAATTCGCCGTGCTGGAGCTCCGGCAGGGAACGGACCTGCTCACAGCCACCCTGGACGCGGCCAGAATCCGCCTGCGCCCCATCCTGATGACCAGCATCGCCTTTATCATGGGCTGCCTTCCCCTGGCCGTCGCCACGGGAGCGGGCGCCGCTGCGCGGCAGGTGGTGGGCGTCGGGGTCATCGGAGGCATGTTGACGGCCGTCTTCATCGGGGTATTTTTCATTCCTTCCTTCTTCTACCTGATTGCCAAGCTCGCCGGGCTGGATAAAAAAGCGGCGCGGAAACTTCAGGAAAAGGAGCAGGGAGCCCCCGCCCCTGCGAAGCTGGCCGAATGACGCTCCCGAAACGGGCAAACCGGCTCCCGCACAGCTTCCCGTCCCCTTACATCCAGAATATCCAGGCCCAGAACGCCTTCACGAACACGAGCACCACGTTAATCAGCAGCCCCACTTTTACCATGGTCATCTGT
This region of Akkermansia muciniphila genomic DNA includes:
- a CDS encoding efflux RND transporter permease subunit gives rise to the protein MADFFIKRPILSICLSVIIVLLGAFSILRLPISEYPDIIPPSIQVTATYPGADCETVVKSIASPIEQQMSGVDGMSYMTSVNTNNGQMSMMILFEIGTEANMDQVLSYLRYGQATSQLPSEVSALGVSLRKTSGLPALVVSLYSPQGTYDGLWLANYAYINMVDAIKRVPGVGDVQVFGAGRYAMRIWLNPEKMAALNITARDVMLAVQAQNAVNPAGKIGAQPAPPDQQLSFTVKAPGRLTSVKEFENIVVRGQDSSIVRVGDIARVELGSETYSLSSSVNGMPAASIGIYEAPGGNAIQLVDNIKALLKNTDMPPGMDYLVSLDSTLAVRAGIEDIVSTLVIALGLVVLVVFIFLQGWRGTLIPAFAVPVSIVGAFIAFPLFGFSINTICLMGLVLAIGLVVDDAIVVVEAVKNHISNGEKPLQATIAAMKEVSGPIVSTALVISCVFIPTLLLPGVTGKLFEQFAVTIGMSIIISAFCALSLSPTLSAGLLKGGKADSIPLLGPFFKLFNKGFNKARDWYVEICAGLIRHMWLSILLLAVMTALLFPLARLIPSGFLPNEDQGYLFGGVELPDNTSLNVTADTAARIEQIIREDPGVDVVTTVNGFNLISSVQSSSNSFFFISLKPWSERTAPGMTADGIAARLKSRLNAEISSGVAYVVPPPPLPGVGTSGDVTFLLEDRQGIGEKFLAANTSKFIEAAEKRPEIADISNFMSPSNLQYNLNVNTEQATLQNMDVDEIYATIQAYMGSAFLNNFNIYGQEWQVYMQADAPYRDSIDKLSMFYVRNNEGDPVPLDSVINVTHGWAPEFLIRQNMFNSSQLNVTPAPGYSSGQVMNALEEVFAQTMPSGMGYDYSGMSYQEKQAQKGITIGMIFAASAVFVFLILASLYESWSLPVAVFMTAPIAILGAFLALWITGLDLNIYSEIGLIVLIALAAKNAILIVEFAVLELRQGTDLLTATLDAARIRLRPILMTSIAFIMGCLPLAVATGAGAAARQVVGVGVIGGMLTAVFIGVFFIPSFFYLIAKLAGLDKKAARKLQEKEQGAPAPAKLAE